One window of the Runella slithyformis DSM 19594 genome contains the following:
- the ald gene encoding alanine dehydrogenase, which produces MIIGVPKEIKNNENRVALTPAGAAEFRKNGHKVYVQSTAGQGSGFEDSEYEAVGATILGTIEEVYGIAEMIVKVKEPIASEYGLIKENQLLFTYFHFASSEELTHAMLKSNAVCLAYETVERPDRSLPLLVPMSEVAGRMAIQEGAKYLEKPMGGRGILLGGVAGVKPANVLVLGGGIVGAQSAKMAAGLGANVTIVDINLNRLRYLEDILPANVDTVMSNEFNIRDLVKNADLIVGAVLIPGAKAPHLVTRDMLKLMKKGTVLVDVAVDQGGCIETCRPTTHENPIYVIDGIVHYCVANMPGAVPYTSTLALTNATLPYAIQLADKGWQKACSQNEDLKKGLNVVNGKVVYKAVADAFGLAFTPVIEVLEKIPVG; this is translated from the coding sequence ATGATCATCGGCGTACCAAAGGAAATCAAAAACAATGAAAACCGCGTAGCTTTAACGCCGGCAGGAGCCGCAGAGTTTCGCAAGAACGGCCATAAAGTATATGTGCAATCGACGGCCGGACAGGGAAGCGGATTTGAAGACAGTGAGTACGAAGCCGTAGGTGCTACGATTTTGGGCACGATCGAAGAGGTATATGGTATAGCGGAAATGATCGTGAAAGTAAAAGAGCCTATTGCTTCAGAATACGGACTGATCAAAGAAAATCAATTACTGTTTACGTACTTTCACTTTGCTTCGTCGGAAGAACTGACTCACGCCATGCTGAAAAGCAATGCGGTGTGTTTGGCGTATGAAACCGTGGAAAGGCCTGACCGTTCATTGCCTTTGCTGGTGCCGATGTCGGAGGTAGCCGGACGCATGGCAATTCAGGAAGGGGCTAAATACCTCGAAAAACCCATGGGCGGACGCGGTATTTTGCTGGGTGGCGTAGCGGGAGTGAAACCGGCCAATGTGCTGGTACTCGGCGGAGGTATTGTGGGGGCACAATCGGCCAAAATGGCGGCAGGGTTGGGAGCCAACGTAACGATCGTAGATATAAACCTGAACCGTTTGCGCTATCTGGAAGATATTCTTCCGGCCAATGTAGACACGGTGATGTCCAATGAATTCAATATCCGGGATTTGGTAAAAAATGCAGACCTGATCGTAGGAGCGGTATTGATTCCCGGGGCCAAAGCACCTCACCTGGTGACGCGGGATATGTTGAAATTAATGAAAAAAGGAACGGTATTGGTCGATGTAGCCGTAGATCAGGGCGGATGTATTGAAACCTGCCGACCTACAACGCACGAGAATCCGATTTACGTAATCGACGGCATTGTGCATTACTGCGTTGCCAACATGCCGGGCGCGGTGCCTTATACCTCAACTTTAGCATTGACCAATGCCACCCTTCCATACGCCATTCAATTGGCCGACAAAGGCTGGCAAAAGGCCTGTTCTCAAAATGAAGATCTAAAAAAAGGTCTGAATGTAGTCAATGGTAAAGTGGTATACAAAGCCGTTGCCGATGCATTTGGCCTCGCATTTACTCCTGTTATAGAAGTGTTAGAGAAAATACCGGTGGGTTAA
- a CDS encoding Lrp/AsnC family transcriptional regulator, which translates to MYLDETDHRILQLLQTNAQLTIKEIAADINLSITPVHDRIKKLEREGVIEKYVTILNKKRLGKGLTVYCNVTLDKQQRENFQEFNEAMLQMPEVVECCVVSGTFDYLIKIIATDVESYHTFYQEKLATLKAISHISSFFVMSEVKSTTSLPI; encoded by the coding sequence ATGTATTTGGACGAAACCGATCACCGCATTTTGCAGTTGTTACAAACAAACGCGCAATTGACGATTAAAGAGATCGCTGCCGACATCAATCTCTCCATTACACCCGTACACGACCGTATCAAAAAACTTGAACGGGAAGGGGTCATTGAGAAATATGTGACCATTTTAAACAAAAAACGCCTGGGCAAAGGGCTCACGGTTTATTGCAACGTCACGCTTGATAAACAGCAACGGGAAAATTTTCAGGAATTTAACGAAGCCATGCTTCAAATGCCTGAGGTTGTCGAATGTTGCGTGGTGTCGGGCACGTTTGACTATCTCATTAAGATCATTGCCACGGATGTGGAGAGTTATCACACTTTTTATCAGGAAAAACTAGCCACCCTCAAAGCGATTTCACACATAAGCAGTTTCTTTGTGATGTCGGAAGTAAAAAGTACGACATCGTTACCGATATAA